One segment of Brassica napus cultivar Da-Ae chromosome C3, Da-Ae, whole genome shotgun sequence DNA contains the following:
- the LOC106405571 gene encoding pollen receptor-like kinase 3: MTAVLYLCLLCFSFTPSLQHVSESEPLMRFKTSVNITKGDLNSWRTGTDPCNGKWFGIYCQRGQTVSGIHVTKLGLSGIIHVEDLKDLPNLRTIRLDNNLLSGPLPPFFKLHGLRSLLLSNNSFSGEIADDFFKDMLQLKRIFLDQNDFTGKIPTSLMQLTGLEELHLQGNQFSGEIPLLTDGNKNLKLIDLSNNNLEGEIPKSIAERNIVKMNFQGNQKLCGQPLNIMCDDKPPALGKNPNEVTGKAVFMVILFLLIFLILVAIITRWKKKRQPEFRMLSKDHLSDTESVEVRMPDSVKKPVEASKKRSNADGSSKKGSTHHGKGGGGGGMGDIIMVNSEKCSFGLPDLMKAAAEVLGNGSLGSAYKAVMANGLSVVVKRIRDMNKLSRDAFHVELQRFGKLRHPNVLTPLAYHYRREEKLVVSEYMPKSSLLYVLHGDRGTFHSELTWSTRLKIIQGVALGMQFLHEEFASYELPHGNLKSSNVLLSETYEPLVSDYAFLPLLQPDNASQALFAFKSPEFAQNQQVSPKSDVYCLGVILLEIMTGKFPSQYLNNGKGGTDIIEWVQSSVAQHKEEELIDPEISSNTDSLQQMVELLRIGAVCIASNPDDRENMKEIVTRIERITI, encoded by the exons CGATCCTTGCAATGGCAAATGGTTTGGGATCTACTGCCAAAGGGGTCAAACAGTCTCCGGTATTCACGTTACCAAGCTCGGTCTCTCTGGGATCATCCATGTCGAGGATCTAAAGGATCTCCCAAACCTAAGGACAATCAGGCTTGACAATAATCTTCTTTCGGGCCCACTCCCTCctttcttcaagctccatggccTGAGATCGCTCTTGCTGTCAAACAATAGCTTTTCTGGAGAGATCGCTGATGATTTCTTCAAGGATATGCTACAACTTAAGCGCATATTTTTAGATCAGAACGATTTCACTGGGAAAATTCCCACATCCTTGATGCAACTCACAGGCCTCGAGGAGCTTCACTTGCAAGGCAACCAGTTCTCTGGTGAGATACCTTTGCTTACAGATGGTAACAAGAATCTTAAATTAATCGACCTCTCCAACAATAACCTGGAGGGAGAGATCCCAAAGAGCATAGCAGAAAGAAATATTGTGAAGATGAACTTTCAAGGCAACCAGAAGCTTTGTGGACAGCCGCTGAATATCATGTGCGATGATAAACCACCAGCGTTAGGAAAAAACCCTAACGAAGTCACCGGGAAAGCCGTCTTTATGgtcattctttttcttttgatattCTTGATCCTGGTGGCAATTATAACaagatggaagaagaagaggcagcCCGAGTTCAGGATGCTCAGCAAGGACCACCTAAGTGACACTGAAAGCGTGGAAGTACGCATGCCAGACTCCGTAAAAAAGCCTGTTGAGGCGAGCAAGAAGCGAAGTAACGCGGACGGATCCTCTAAAAAAGGTTCAACGCATCATGGGAAaggtggaggaggaggcggCATGGGAGACATTATAATGGTAAACAGCGAGAAATGCTCATTTGGTTTACCCGATCTCATGAAGGCTGCGGCCGAGGTGCTAGGCAACGGTAGCCTAGGGTCGGCCTATAAGGCCGTCATGGCCAACGGATTATCCGTGGTTGTAAAGCGGATCAGGGATATGAACAAGCTGTCACGTGATGCGTTCCATGTTGAGCTACAACGTTTTGGGAAACTACGACATCCTAACGTTCTTACCCCTTTAGCTTATCATTACCGTCGTGAAGAAAAGCTTGTAGTCTCGGAATACATGCCGAAAAGCAGTCTACTCTACGTTTTGCACG GAGATCGAGGGACTTTTCATTCCGAGCTAACTTGGTCAACAAGGTTGAAGATTATACAAGGAGTCGCACTAGGGATGCAATTTTTGCATGAAGAGTTTGCGTCCTACGAACTTCCCCATGGAAATCTAAAGTCCAGTAACGTTCTATTAAGTGAAACCTATGAGCCACTGGTCAGTGATTACGCATTCCTCCCACTTCTTCAGCCTGACAACGCCTCGCAGGCGTTATTCGCTTTTAAATCCCCGGAATTTGCTCAAAACCAGCAGGTTTCACCAAAATCTGATGTATATTGCCTCGGAGTAATCCTTTTAGAGATCATGACGGGAAAGTTCCCTTCGCAGTACCTAAACAACGGCAAAGGTGGCACAGATATCATTGAATGGGTGCAATCTTCGGTGGCGCAGCATAAAGAAGAAGAGCTTATTGATCCAGAGATATCGAGTAATACTGATTCGTTGCAACAAATGGTAGAATTGCTGCGGATAGGCGCTGTGTGTATTGCAAGTAATCCAGATGACAGGGAAAACATGAAAGAAATTGTTACAAGGATAGAACGAATAACGATTTGA